GAGCCAAGTACTTGGGCAAGGGGTAATGGGATATGCTCAATTATTCCTATCTTTAAGTGGCCACTAGCCAAGGAACAAAGATTATTCTCCCCACAAGGGAACACAGCTCGTTCTCAGTTCAACACTAAGTTGACCAGAACCACATTACCAGCTAGAGTAAATAAAACATTACGCCAGTATAAGAGCTCAACCATCGGCATAAAGCAAATGCGCAACCATTTCAACATTATATAACCAGAATGTCTCTCTAGCTAGCATGTCACAAGCATTCCAGCAAACAGTTTGTAATCCCAATCACGATGATGGCGACAGGGTGATGCTGGTGATAATGATGTAATAATAACAAGATAGATAAGAATGATGACGAAAGCAATGGAAGGAGAACCTAACTCTAAATTTTATCGCCGTTGATTCTTTGATTCTCTACCTCGTCAGTTAGCAGAAACAAGTGACGAATGTTCATTAAGAGATATATACATTGCTGGATTTGCATCGAGTCCTGGGCAAAGCATATACCGCACGATTGGTACGAGTATGCGTACAGCTTGCGAGACCAGCTCGTTCTCGGTCTTCCTCCCCCGCCCGCCTCTCCCTACCAGCCGCGTCCTTCTTTTGCTTGAGATTctgctaaaaaaaaaatccatcaccaAAGAAAATTACACAGCTGGCTTTTTTCACGTGGTTCAAGGTGATTGGCGAGCGACTCGAGAAATATCTCCTCATAAATCGGGAGGAGCCGGCCGTGCTGATGGGAATACTGTTTTTACCATTCCAGCCCCCTTGGCATTTCCGATTCTCTCCATGAAATCCACGGAGGCGAGGATTTTAGCTGGAGGTGATAATAGTCCGAATCGATCAATATCTATAttcattttattaataaaaaatttaaatttatatctattttatattcATTACGGATCAAATTAATTGGAAAAATAAGGCTGGAGATAAAGTTGGACCGGATCGAGTAGATTCAAAACCCTTCCATTCTAATCAAAAATCCCctctctaatccaattaggactaGAAATGGGTTGAGCCAGGCCAGACCTCCATTCGAgcccaagttaaaaaaaaatttcaggttTCAACGAGACTTAGGCCCtaagtttttttaaaaattcaggaTCAAATCTGGCTCACATCTAAGCTCAAGCCCGTTCCGAACCCAATCGGACCAATCTGAATTATCTGTTTGGGTTAAGAATTTTGGTCTGAATTGTTCACTGGATTTTCTAATCTGCATGGAGTCGAGGAGGCTACAAACAGTACGGAGCTCACCAGTACGACGAAGGCCATCGAGAAGGATGTCGTAGGTGTTGCGGTCGGGCTGGCAGCTATGGCAGGGCATCTCATGAAAGAGGTGGAAGGCAGAAGAGGAGACAGGCCTTGATTGGCATGGAGTTCGGCTGTGGTATAGGCATCGAACCGAGAATTGCCGGCGTGGGTGCGACCACAGCGGAGGAGGGCAACAAGGACGGAGTTGAAGAAGAACACAAAGGGAGAAGGGGAGAGGCAGAAGAGGGAGATGGCAGAGCAAAGGAAGCCGGCACAGGCAAGAGAGCAGAGAAGGGCGTTGACGGAGTGGTTGGGGAGGGAggaaaggagaagggagagagagaagtggAGGGCGAGATGTGGATCATCGGAGTAGAGAAGGAGGTGGAGGGTCTTGGGCCTCTTAGCGACAGAGCGGCACGGCGGTGGTCGGAGAGAAGGGAGGGGAGGAGGGGTTGGGCTTAGCAGAACAAGCAGAGTGCGGTGGCGAGTGTGCGAACAAGAGAACGTAAAGGAGGGTGGAGGGGATGAGGCGGGGACTGAGGTCGGAGAGGGTAGAGTCGAGCGGCCAGCCAGCCATAGGAAATTAAGAATTAAGAGAGATGGGTTAGAAATTTTAAGGCTTAAAGTTGATGCTGGCTAATTGATCCTATTGATCAGGCTAAACCCATTTAAGACTGGACTTGATGAGactattaatcaaattttttgaactaTTAATTGGATTTAAATTCGAGCTCGGGTCCGGACTGGACCAAAGGTATATCCGAACCCTGTCCGGAAGATAAACAGGCTCTATAATTAAGTCCAAGTCCGACCTAAACTATTTCGAACTGAGCCAGAAGCTTGACTCGATCTGAGCCCAATTCCAACCCTAAATTCGATAGTCTCCACCAAAATCTAAGAAAACCCTCTGATCTCCCTAGCTCTTGGCTCTCCTTCCTTGTAGATCTttcaaaaggagaaaaaagaaagtgaaaagcaaaaaaaaaaatcaatctaataGACGATAGTTAGGATTTTCTTATCtacaagagtctcaatcaagtcAGAGGTTTGGAGCAACCGAATGGGAAGTGTTGCGGAAGATTTCCAACCGCATACAAATACAGCTGGAGTAGGCGGGGGACCATCAAAGCGGCGttcctgcaaaataagtcccaaCTGAAATTGGCTCCAATGAAGATCCTCCAATGATCAAGTCAGAAATCTGGTGCAacaaaggagaaagagaaaaaatctcAAGAGGGCACAAATATGATGGGCACACGCGCGTACCTAAGGATCTCCTCTTTACCTCtacttataaaaaaattagtgaCGTAATGGATCATATGGATCGTGTCAGTTGGCAAGTGGATCTTTAGCCAACATACAGTTGGCAAGAAAGGTGATGTGATATGGGCTTGGTAGGTGTGTGGGCGACGAGTGAAATGATGGCAATATATCCTGACTTGACATGTTTGGATAAGAATCATAATTAATCCTTGAGCCTGTTCTATTGTCCAATGCCTGATCCCTCCTCTGACGTCGAAGTCTAGAGGCCAAGAGGTCCTTACTATTAGATGGAGAGCCTCGGTCAGGAGGGGGGTCAGCCAGTTGGTCCGAACCCGCTTAGGGGTAGGAATGTAGGTATCAGAGGACTTTTTAGGGAGTCATATTTAGAGGGTCAGTATGATAGGGGCCACCATCAGAGTGATAGGTTATAATAGTGAAAGACCCAAGATTCGATTAGGGGTAACGATTGCCTTAGAATCCCTAAGGATAATGCCAAAACTGAGCTTCTCCTGATCTCGAGCCTGATGCCCAGATGGCTCATTATTTGTGCATTCCCCGAGAGTCTTTTCTGCTTTTTCATTAATGGGAGGAACTAAAGTCAAGTGAGGAGGGTCGAAAAGTCATTCCAACTATCCTATCACACGGAGCTGTGCGGCATGTAGTCAATCAGGGGGGTCAGGTGATGTGAGTTTATCCAGCACGTAGATCGTAATTGAGATAATGGCATAAGAGGATGTACCCTGACTTGACTCATACAGATAAAAACTATAACGGCACGTCTTGATCTGTATTGTAGATGGAGGGTTGTTGTCTAGCACGCCGAAGCCTAAGAGCTTACGAATATCCTCATCGTCGGATGCTATTGGCCAAGGGGATCGGTCGATTCGCTCAGATAAGTCTATCCATTGGTTGACTGTGGTAGAGATTGGGGGCCAAGAAGAAGACTAGAAGATCCTTCGGAGCGGACCATCTAAGGTCAGCAGGGGGTCAGACAAGCGGAGCTTAGTGCGACCTAAGGGTTGGTTTAACCCAAAACGTGGGGTCTGAGAAAAGGTCAGCCTCCCAATACGATAAGTTGTAAAGTTGTAATAGCATATGATCCAAAGACTGATTAGCCATAAAGATTGACTCAAAATTTTTGGAGATAGTCAGGTCTTGGCTCAATGCCTGACACTTGAGCACCAGCTTGGGGAAGATCAGCTAACGTAGGAATTAACAAGGTGTCAGAACTCGTGGCTAAGTTGGGGGTCGGTGCAGCAATTTTGGCAAGGGTCCCTTCTCCAAAAAGTGGAGGATTAAAGTCCACGGTGAGAGGACAAGGGTCATTATAACCATGTAAGGTGTTTAAGTATCTCTGGCCATAAATTCTTTCGACGTATAACTGTGGAAGGGATGGTGATGCGACTGAGGGACAGAGTGACGCGATCGAATAATGGAGCCCAATAGATCTACATAGAGAATCGTTTGGTGTTCCTCAGCCCAAGCTCTAAGCGAAGATCATTTGTTCGGTTTTTGATCATTCTCCGAAGTAGGCAGCCAAGGATTCGTGTCTCCTGATGATGTATTTGCTGCAGAGATCGAAGCAGACAAGACGATGTCGAACACCTAGGGGGATCAGTTCCTCCAAGTAGTTGGTGAAGGCGAGCTCTGGCTGTAGTGGGATACCTCCCTCCAATAATCTTAGTATTATATCAGTCTTTTTCTCTTATAGGCATTCCTTTAGAACATCTGATCGGCGAACTTTCAGGCCAGTCGTCAATAGAATTCAGATAGTACTCAGAGTACACTACATTTAATAGGGTCAGAGACCCCCACTTCTATTAGCTTCTAGTGGCCAACATATTCTCCCGAACATAtgcccctactttcaagtttgagGCTTAAAGAATTCAGAGGATGGAAGTATAAGAGGTGATAGAGGGCGTATGCCCACTTGGAGTCAAGAGGGCATCTTTTTGAAAATGATGTTGCTATATTATCTAGCTATTAATAGCTAGGGAGGAGAGAAAGTTGACTTTCGCATGATTCAAAGGGAGGCATCTCGTTTTAGAAACTCTTCATTATGGGCCATTTCTCGGTTGGCACTGATCAATGGGGAGATGCCAATCATCCTCCACCCATCGGTTATCTGGAGTCTCAGTCTCAGACAAGGATCCTCTGACGATCAAGTCAAGAATCTGATGCAACAGGAAGCTTAAAGCCTTAGACGATGGCTAGGGTTTTTATCGAAGCCACTCTCCTCTGCTCCTCCTCCTCACGTAGACAATGGCTAGGGTTTTGTTGATTGAAGAAGAAAGCTTAGATGATGGCCGAATATAGCTTTTTTCCTAGACACTAGACACCACTCTCCCCTCCTCCTCTACCCAGCAGCGGTCCTCCAGGCCCCCCTTGCCACCTCGTCAGAGCCCCCAACCCCCCgaccacctcaccatcctcctaGCTTTCGGCCATCACTCCCATGTCGTTGCTCGCCTCGTTTCCATCTACTCCGCTTTCCgcctccacctccacctccacctccaccAGCTAAATCAAGAAGATGATGGCCAGGGACCTAGGGATTTCGGGTACAGATTTGCAACGGTCGAGTAGGTAAGCTTAGATCGTGGATTGGGCTTTGTGTTATTTATATTTAAGGGTTATCTGGGCAAGTTCAGAGCGGAGCATATTATTACTTATATCTGAATTTGTTtcgtattttttctaaaattcatatCCACTTTAGATTTTAATCGAATCAAATAAAACTCACCCCATTCGGATTGAGTTGGATTGGACATCCAATGGATTGAAAAATTGCCACCTCTAATTTTGGATGCCATATAGTATTCGTTGGTGCAATACTACCGCTCAgatgaaatcaaaattttaattggatCTGATCTACCGTGCTAATAGGTCAGTTTAATCATGAACCAACACATAaaaagatattatatatatatatatatatatatatatatatatatatatatatatatatatatatatatatatatccgttTTTGTGTGTATTGGTTTGTGGTTAGACCGATCAGCCTTAAAATTGATGGGTCTATTTCAACTAAATGTTATTGAGATATTCATTTATCTCAACCATTACAATAACCTCaaactttaccaaaaaaaaaaaaaatcatataacctCAAAAAAGATTACATATTGATCACTAGATTGTTCGATAAAAGaccaaaaataggaaaaaaaatgattagattttgaaatcttaaccAATTCATAGAGAACGAGATTACGGAACCTCAAAGTAACCTGTGGTGAAACAATCGGTAGCCTATTAATGTTCCATTATCATGTTGAAATAAGCAAACGAGGGGTCTGATATTTACCATATTAGTGGATATTGCAACAGAGAGAGCTAAAGTTTCTTTGTCCTATTACAAGATAGACGCTACCGTTTTTTTGATAACCGATTAGACACTACCGTTTGATAAATTACCACCTAGCATCGCCATTTTTTTCAGAACAGCTAAGTATAAATTTGGCATTTGAGCCTCAAATGAACACTTGGATTCCTCATATTCTTAAACTTTATTCAATATATTCTAAGTACATACGGTAGCATTCTTAAAACTATTtcatttctcctttttttttttttttttaaggtgggTTGAGTTGTTGGTAGAATGTGTTATACTTGGATATAGATTCTCTTTCCCCGACATAGTTTGTCTATCAACAAAGTTGCATTATGGATGAAATATTTCCTATTCGATGAGATATCTCGATAAATAGGATGTTTAGAGTTTgtataaaatataatacttaacatTACTTTAGAAATACAAATATCCATATTTACAAGTAAGCATCATTGACCTCAACTACAGCATGATAGCCATGTATAAATCATAGGCAAGAACCACCTTTGCAAAAGTGAATTTTGGTTAGTGTCAATCACCTGCAAAGCATGGACTGCTAAAATAGACAAATAAATTGTCATATATGTATAGGTATTTTTTATTTCATGCAAAACAACCTAAAAGAGTGGTTGGTTTAGACACATATATAGGTGACTTGAGACACAAATCTTTCCTTTTTAAGTTCAAAAGTATATCTAACTCATAGGGATGAATAAATTTAAAGCTGATCGATAGAAATGGTATCAAAGCTGGTCCAACTTATAGTCTATATAAACTAAAGAACATTACAATATAAGTTTATTAAGATTGATCATGGGCCGATTGtgatatttatgaataaatttttatggatttgaaTATTTAGCCTGATGAGAACGTCAGTGTTTAAATATCAAAAaactcaaataatattttattaataatcaaACAAGGCCACCACTGCAAATGTCTATTTTTCGTACAAGATATATTTGATGCTATAAAAGAACTGTAATAACATATATTGCAGGAACTTTTATTTAGAATGGCTTTGTTATCAATATACATGAGTGAACCCCCAAAAAAGAAAGAGACAACAAAATACACAATCCATTCTTACATTCAATGATCACAGTGTAACTATCAATATACATGAGTGAACTTAGcccagagaaaagaagagagggaaaACAAAATACACAACATATACACCATCCATTTTACATTCATTGATCATAGTGTGGTCCTCTTAACTTAGAGAGCATTCAGGAGGAAGCCCCCGAGGGAACCTCCTCACATCAGTGCAGTAGTTATAAATCAtgtagttctgctgcacccatcTCAGTCTCTGCAAACTGTTGGAATCAAACTCTTGCCACATCCATGTGTTGTTAGCCGAAGAGCAGGAGGAGGCACCAGAACCCCCCACACATCCAACAGCAGTAAAGTTCCTAAATGATGCGGTGAAAGGCGCCTTGGACCAATCGGTCTTCACAAGCCCGCCTCTCGTGGCCCAGTCATCGGCGTTCCACAGGCTCGAATAGACCCTCATTGGTTGGTTCTTCGGGTATGCCACGCCAGACGACTCTCTGTTCCTGAACTCTCTAATGGGTGTTCCATCCACATAGAATCTAATATGATTGAAACCAAATCATGCATCAGAAACCAGATGGCATCAAAGAGTACGTTGTATTGGAGTTTTTTGATAACTTACACAACGTGTTTAGGATTCCAGAGAACAGAGTAGGTGTGGAAGTCCATGGTGGGATCAAACCAGAGGTAGAACTGCATCTCCCTGTCCCCCTTCCCTTGGGTGTATAAATTGGTATGGACTACATAAGGATCTCCACTGAGGTTACCGAGGAACTCGAAGTCGATCTCATCATGTGTCGCCCCTTGCGACGATAGCTATAACACAAAATAACAATTATTTCAGTCCCTAACATTGATCTTAAGGTGAGAAGGACTAAGGAAGCTATAGGCCATAGAAGCAAACGTACATAGTAGGCAGTGACAGTTCCAGCAGAGTTTCCTGGGACAAGCTTGATTTGCATATCGATCTTCCCATATAAATACTCCTGCTTGGATTGGAAGCCTGAACCAGAGGACCTGTCAAGAGACAGGGTCAGAAGCTCGCCATTGTTGAGAATTTTAGCACGACCATCACCCCAAGTGATATCAACATCCTGGTAGAAGTTACCAGCGAAGGAGACACTGGCTAATGCCAATAAGAGCAAGAAATTGATAGCATTAGAACAGACAGAGGAGGCCATGGCTGGAGCAGAGCAGTGATGGAAGTCTAAAGTTGTGACTTGTGAGCAGAATGCAGTAGTACTAGATGGGAAGTAAGATGATGTCTGGTGATATATATAGAAGGGGAGGGGGAAGGTCAAGAAAGGCTCCAAGGGGGGTTTCCTAGGGGGATGGCCATGAGAAAGTTGGACCAAGATGAACTGGCACCAGGTGTAAGCACGCCATGGGCttctggaactttgcttccagaGGGTACTAGTTCTTGTGGGACGAAGACCAATAAGAGATCATTGGGCAGAGGTGTGCTTAATTTGTCTCAGGGGTTTGGGACCCAGAAGCCAAGCTGGGCTGCCATAGCTTGCCTTGGGTTAGTATTAAAAGAAGATATCCGAGGCCACAAAACATGTCGTTTTCTTCCACCAACTTCCTCATCACCAATTGGAGAGCCCGTGATTCAGAAAGATGTAGTGGTCGTGCTGATTATATTGCTAAACAATGGATATGGTAGTGGATTATATTAGGTTGTGACGAGATCTCCATCCAAAATTTGGCCCGGGCACCAAGTTGAATGAAGCAGTCACTTATCCGGTACTTAAATCACAGTTGACTTTAAGGAAGTATTTGATGGAGGAAGAGGGgatctaaaattgaaataaaaatgaaTAATTCTCATTTTAATCATTTGATTGAGAGGAATTCTATTTTGATTCCGATTCTGTGATGGAATGACAATGTCTCAATCTACATAGAATTCAATCCTTATTCTtttttatggattcaaattttcattccaattccaaTTCTAATCACAAACCAAGCGCTTCGAAAAATTTGACCATTTTAATTCTGATTTCAaatcatttcaatttttatttcgattttgatttcgatcATAAATCAAATATCTTCTAAATTTTAGACGATCCGAGCCAAAATCCGAACCCGTTGCATGAAATCATTACTAGGATTTCATGATTTTCTCATCAAAGCCTTAAGTAATCCAATTAGGTTGGGCTAGGATGCGTTCTCAGAACAATTAATTTTTTCTGTGAGAAAGGTTATATCTCATGCCCACAAAGCAATTGGATCATATAGTCTTTGGTTCTTGCTTAGAGGCCAACGCAAAGTCCTGAGAACCAACCAGTCTCACGAATGGTTATTAGcttgggttctaaaatatttttttcaaaggaAACTTGGGTTTTAAAATATTGTTTTCTATatgattagaaatttagttatggTCTAGATCAACGTAATCCACAATCCAAAATATAATCCAATTCAATATAATTAATGATATCATATCATGTCTTCCAGGCGAGGTACAACTGTCATTTTAATGCAGTCAATGTTGCATCATCTGCACCAAAAACATCGTGCTTCACCACATAGAGAGCACTTTGGTTGGCCATGCACAATGATGGTACCGTTTGAAGTGGAAATGGCCAGCTGGTGCGCGGTAACTGGGGATTTGGACGTCCAATGGAACAATAGTCTGCTGAAGCGCCGGCCGGAGACGTGACGTTGATTCGTCGCAGCGTATTGATGCAGCCCATAGAGCGCTGACCAGAGGGGCTAAGTCAGACATAGTAGTTTGATATTGAATttgaaaaatggaaaaaaaaaaatttgatatttctCTAGGAAAAGCTGGCTTCTGGTTAACTTCCAAGCAGGCTTTATTACTGTGGTTCCAAGTTAGTTTTGTGTTagaataaatgaaaaaaatacagTCATAACACGTAAATAGTTCACACACCAGCTCCCTTTGTCCAGATAGTCTAATTGAGATGGCCCCTTCTTATCTATGGCAAGTTCATTTAGTTGCAGTGACACCtcattagtaaaaaaaaattctagattaGTTTGGAACTAAGTTATTCTAATATTCTAATGTTGCCTTGTAAATTGGATTGAAGAAGCTGCATGAGAAATTTTTATGTTTTTCCTTAACTTTTGCATGGAATATTAGGTGTTCTATTGGGACTACTCTCCTTGGTAACTTGTGTGATGAGCTGCATGGTGTTCAACATATAAAGGAAAAATTATAACCTTACTTTGCCATACACATATCAAGCATTTCGAGGATGAGGCCTGGTGAAAATTTTAATCACATTGAACTTATTatcgtggtttctctgatgataTTGATTAGCAAAAAAGATGTCATATCTATCATGTTAAACAACATTATAGCTTTCTTGAAGATCAATTAGTTAAACTCCGTTAGATTAATGAGAAAGTGAGTGAGAAGAaagtttattaaaagaaattttttcattttcAAAGCCCGATAATGAAAAGAAAATAAGTCATAGAATTTGTAATATAATTATCTCCATTCTAAAATATGTCCTTGTGAATAGGTAGCAATGTTTGAAAGATATTGAAAAACTCATTCCCCTTAGGATTTagaataaattacaaaaatatcctATACCCAACCACCTCTTTACAACCAAACAatagttttcttaaaaaataattctcCATTTTTTTTATGCAACTAGATCATTAAAAAAATCACGCATATATTTCCTTGTCATTAGTATTTTTTTCCCCCTCTTACCTTCTCAACAACGAAGGTAAGTGAAAATGGTGAACTTTCAAAGAATCATATAGTTCTAAATAATTTCGTACGGACAGCTTTATGTAAAAGGATTGTTTTATTTGTAGAGACTTACGCCCTGATCAAAGTAGCTTACATATGCGTGAACGACAAGAATGTCCTTTGCTAGAAAGTAGGTCCCATATCAGATGCAAGTTAGCCTACAAC
The sequence above is a segment of the Elaeis guineensis isolate ETL-2024a chromosome 7, EG11, whole genome shotgun sequence genome. Coding sequences within it:
- the LOC105049192 gene encoding xyloglucan endotransglucosylase protein 1, which translates into the protein MASSVCSNAINFLLLLALASVSFAGNFYQDVDITWGDGRAKILNNGELLTLSLDRSSGSGFQSKQEYLYGKIDMQIKLVPGNSAGTVTAYYLSSQGATHDEIDFEFLGNLSGDPYVVHTNLYTQGKGDREMQFYLWFDPTMDFHTYSVLWNPKHVVFYVDGTPIREFRNRESSGVAYPKNQPMRVYSSLWNADDWATRGGLVKTDWSKAPFTASFRNFTAVGCVGGSGASSCSSANNTWMWQEFDSNSLQRLRWVQQNYMIYNYCTDVRRFPRGLPPECSLS